The Aureimonas mangrovi genome includes a region encoding these proteins:
- a CDS encoding amino acid ABC transporter permease, whose amino-acid sequence MDDVIQQFFNVEVMWRAAPLLAQGLWMTAQLCVAVVGLGLVGGLFVALASLSAHRWVRLPALVYVDVFRALPPLVLLVFVYSGLPFAGVELSPFAAVVLAFLLNNSSYYGEVYRAGLLSVPAGQREAARATGLSETQTLAFVVLPQAVRNVLPDLLSNTIEVVKLTSLASVVSLAELLYAANMARSITYNASPLVAAALIYLVLLWPLVRLVSRYQRRLAI is encoded by the coding sequence ATGGACGACGTGATCCAGCAGTTCTTCAATGTCGAGGTGATGTGGCGCGCCGCTCCGCTGCTCGCGCAGGGCCTGTGGATGACCGCGCAGCTCTGCGTCGCGGTCGTCGGGCTCGGGCTCGTCGGCGGGCTCTTCGTCGCCCTCGCCAGCCTGTCCGCGCACCGCTGGGTCCGGCTTCCCGCCCTCGTCTATGTCGACGTCTTCCGGGCGCTGCCGCCGCTCGTCCTTCTCGTCTTCGTCTATTCCGGGCTGCCCTTCGCCGGCGTCGAGCTTTCGCCCTTCGCGGCCGTGGTGCTGGCCTTCCTCCTCAACAACTCGTCCTATTACGGCGAGGTCTACCGCGCCGGGCTTCTCTCCGTGCCGGCGGGGCAGCGCGAGGCGGCCCGCGCGACGGGGCTCTCCGAAACGCAGACGCTCGCCTTCGTCGTGCTGCCGCAGGCGGTGCGCAACGTCCTGCCGGACCTCCTGTCGAACACGATCGAGGTCGTGAAGCTCACCTCGCTCGCCTCCGTCGTCTCGCTCGCCGAGCTTCTCTACGCGGCGAACATGGCGCGCTCGATCACCTACAACGCCTCGCCGCTGGTGGCGGCGGCGCTCATCTATCTCGTGCTTCTGTGGCCGCTCGTACGCCTCGTCAGCCGCTATCAGCGCCGCCTCGCCATCTGA
- a CDS encoding amino acid ABC transporter permease, with protein sequence MERFLDTFFNPATIARYTPAVIEGAWITIQLAVAVTVAGTLLGLALAMLRTFRLPVVNLLIVAFADIGRALPPLVVILLFYFGLPGVGIRLSGPMVVFVVLALTLAAFAEEAFWAGFTSIPRGQWEAGSATGLSFPSTLLFVALPQAVRLATPPLVNRILAISKMTALGSVVGVQEILGAASAAQSLSGSATPLAMAAIAYLIVFLPVTVGARLLERRLAWKS encoded by the coding sequence GTGGAGCGCTTCCTCGACACCTTCTTCAACCCGGCGACGATCGCAAGGTACACGCCCGCCGTCATCGAGGGCGCGTGGATCACGATCCAGCTCGCGGTCGCCGTCACCGTGGCCGGCACGCTTCTCGGCCTGGCGCTGGCCATGCTGCGGACCTTCCGCCTGCCCGTCGTCAATCTCCTCATCGTGGCCTTCGCCGATATCGGCCGCGCGCTGCCGCCGCTCGTCGTCATCCTTCTGTTCTATTTCGGCCTGCCTGGCGTCGGCATCCGCCTGTCGGGGCCGATGGTGGTCTTCGTTGTCCTCGCGCTGACGCTCGCAGCCTTCGCGGAAGAGGCGTTCTGGGCCGGTTTCACATCCATTCCGCGCGGCCAGTGGGAGGCGGGAAGCGCGACGGGCCTGTCCTTTCCCTCGACGCTCCTCTTCGTGGCGCTGCCGCAGGCCGTGCGCCTCGCCACCCCGCCGCTCGTCAACCGCATTCTCGCCATCTCGAAGATGACCGCGCTCGGCTCGGTCGTCGGCGTGCAGGAAATCCTCGGCGCGGCGAGTGCCGCCCAGAGCCTTTCGGGCTCGGCAACGCCGCTCGCGATGGCCGCGATCGCCTATCTGATCGTTTTCCTGCCGGTCACCGTCGGCGCGCGGCTCCTCGAACGCCGCCTCGCGTGGAAGAGCTGA
- a CDS encoding N-carbamoyl-D-amino-acid hydrolase, protein MTQLVVGGAQMGAIQRADSRKAVVARMIALMEEAASKGVEMLVYPELALTTFFPRWYMEDQAEVDLWFEREMPGPDTAPLFEKARELGIAMTFGYAELTPDGHHFNTSILTNRKAEIVGKYRKIHLPGHVEYDTERAFQHLEKRYFEPGDLGFPVWRNEGVVMGMAICNDRRWPETYRVMGLQGVELVTLGYNTPSVNSQMSDEGVEKRLFHSELSLQAGAYQNATFVAGIAKAGVEDGHPLMGGSIIVDPNGFILAKATSEEDELIVAPCDFRECAFGKETIFDFARHRRVEHYGRITSQTGAVVEV, encoded by the coding sequence ATGACCCAACTCGTCGTCGGCGGCGCCCAGATGGGCGCCATCCAGAGGGCCGACAGCCGCAAGGCCGTCGTCGCCCGCATGATCGCGCTGATGGAGGAGGCCGCGTCAAAGGGCGTCGAGATGCTCGTCTATCCGGAGCTGGCGCTGACCACCTTCTTCCCGCGCTGGTACATGGAGGACCAAGCGGAGGTCGACCTCTGGTTCGAGCGCGAGATGCCGGGCCCCGACACCGCGCCCCTGTTCGAGAAAGCCCGCGAACTCGGCATCGCGATGACCTTCGGCTACGCGGAGCTGACGCCGGACGGGCATCATTTCAACACCTCGATCCTGACCAACCGCAAGGCCGAGATCGTCGGCAAGTACCGAAAGATCCACCTGCCGGGCCATGTCGAATACGACACGGAGCGCGCCTTCCAGCATCTGGAGAAACGCTATTTCGAACCTGGCGACCTCGGCTTCCCGGTCTGGCGCAACGAGGGCGTCGTGATGGGTATGGCGATCTGCAACGACCGGCGCTGGCCCGAGACCTACCGCGTCATGGGCCTGCAGGGCGTCGAACTCGTGACCCTCGGCTACAACACCCCTTCGGTGAACAGCCAGATGAGCGACGAGGGCGTCGAGAAGCGCCTCTTCCACTCGGAGCTCTCGCTGCAGGCCGGCGCCTACCAGAACGCCACCTTCGTCGCCGGCATCGCCAAGGCGGGCGTCGAGGACGGACACCCGCTGATGGGCGGCTCGATCATCGTCGATCCCAACGGCTTCATTCTCGCCAAGGCGACGAGCGAGGAGGACGAGCTGATCGTGGCGCCCTGCGACTTCCGCGAATGCGCCTTCGGCAAGGAGACGATCTTCGACTTCGCGCGCCACCGCCGCGTGGAGCATTATGGCCGCATCACCTCGCAGACCGGCGCGGTCGTCGAGGTCTGA